A section of the Paralichthys olivaceus isolate ysfri-2021 chromosome 16, ASM2471397v2, whole genome shotgun sequence genome encodes:
- the gdf15 gene encoding inhibin beta C chain, with product MALAEPITGSPDSPDRPGVWQHASSINKSMSRIVIHDKPHPLSCSSLRPNLPTGLTMLRPRSLYGLSYTLLLLLSLSSPGESRPHMAHRGATDMDRTDSQRALLLEAVKTGILSSLGMDREPRATQKASGPELREMFHLYREKLREMRGNSSQPMSETWQSTISTVLFPSTVEPVKLPWRREHPQSVRHMQWYRAVFHKTPHIQTGLTLARAELKISRQILNKPTSVKPEVRQEVKVRVDGMKPMNSAAWTHTDHVNVSTCQDVLLDLSPEVEEWMISDGGQVLVVDIGMVLVDGDALKANPIISLELGLVQPKPAQRTRRSNKEDDCDEQGLCCRKSVTVSFKDIGWTDWVVAPAEYTMHLCDGACPHNYKPASMHTQVKSRLHQITKGGTPHPCCVPAAYEPMVLMHYDSRGKLKLTPFNDFIVSKCHCA from the exons ATGGCCCTGGCTGAGCCCATCACAGGCTCACCTGACTCACCTGACAGACCAGGGGTGTGGCAACACGcaagctctataaataaaagcatgtcAAGAATTGTCATACATGACAAACCCCAtccactgagctgcagctctctcaGACCAAATCTACCCACCGGGCTCACCATGCTCAGACCACGCTCACTCTACGGACTCTCCTACACGCTGctactcctcctctctctctccagcccaGGGGAGAGCCGGCCTCACATGGCCCACAGGGGCGCAACTGACATGGACAGGACAGACAGCCAAAGGGCCCTGCTCCTGGAGGCCGTGAAGACGGGGATCCTCAGCTCGTTGGGTATGGACAGGGAGCCCAGGGCGACCCAAAAGGCCTCAGGCCCGGAGCTGAGGGAGATGTTTCATCTCTACAGAGAAAAGCtaagagagatgagagggaatTCCAGCCAACCGATGAGCGAAACCTGGCAATCAACAATTTCCACAGTTCTTTTTCCATCCACAG tggaGCCGGTAAAACTACCTTGGAGGCGAGAACACCCACAATCAGTTCGACATATGCAGTGGTACAGAGCTGTTTTCCATAAAACCCCCCACATCCAGACTGGGCTGACTCTGGCTCGGGCAGAGCTGAAGATTTCCAGGCAGATCTTAAATAAACCCACATCAGTTAAGCCTGAGGTGAGACAAGAGGTTAAAGTTCGAGTCGACGGCATGAAGCCGATGAACTCTGCTGCTTGGACTCACACAGACCACGTCAACGTCTCAACCTGTCAAGATGTGCTTTTGGACCTCAGCCCCGAGGTGGAGGAGTGGATGATAAGTGATGGTGGTCAAGTGCTGGTTGTGGACATTGGGATGGTTCTGGTCGACGGAGATGCACTGAAGGCAAACCCAATCATTTCTCTGGAATTAGGCCTTGTGCAGCCCAAACCGGCTCAGAGGACAAGACGCTCCAACAAGGAGGACGACTGTGACGAACAAGGACTGTGCTGCCGTAAGTCAGTCACCGTGTCCTTCAAAGACATCGGCTGGACGGACTGGGTTGTGGCCCCGGCCGAATACACGATGCATCTCTGTGACGGCGCCTGCCCCCACAACTACAAGCCAGCCAGCATGCACACGCAGGTGAAGTCCCGGCTGCACCAGATTACCAAAGGAGGGACGCCTCACCCCTGCTGCGTGCCGGCGGCCTACGAGCCAATGGTTCTCATGCATTATGACAGTAGGGGAAAGTTAAAGCTGACACCTTTTAACGACTTTATTGTCAGTAAATGTCACTGTgcctga
- the crtc1a gene encoding CREB-regulated transcription coactivator 1 isoform X2, whose product MATSNNPRKFSEKIALHNQKQAEETAAFEEVMKDMSITRAARLQLQKTQYLQLGQNRGQYYGGSLPNVNQIGNGTVDVSFQNSELDMNRSTRHHGLVDRVYRDRNRIASPHQKPLSVDKHGRQIDSCPYGSVYLSPPLDTSWRRTNSDSALHQSTLTPAQQASFTGGSQELQPKRVLLLTVPGSEAVKLEVDEDGQKQEWDCKKNISRSKLCKVPGIHIFPSPDQQLTTTLKPAAHNTGGSLPDLTNIQFPPPLPTPLDLDDTATASSFSPSNSTQTLSNTQGVDTSQPVTMEMQLGQDNMVPLILNVGDSHQQQNLPLSPTSPPHSLSQAAINAMNLEQQLSQYAFFNQQLLSQTHQSQQTGLVQLPSSVNSCSTLDNHTSSQSNMTMDMNTASSLQQYRSRVGSSANQSPTSPVSNQGFSPGGSPQHNSILGSVFADFYDQQLPSIQASALSQQLEQFNMMETPISSDSLYNQTSTLNYSQALMMGLTGGHCNLQDSQQLGYSSHGNIPNIILTVSGESPPSLPKDLTGSLSTDFSFDVDSQFPLDDLKIDPLTLDGLHMLNDPDMVLADSATEDTFRLDRL is encoded by the exons ATGGCGACTTCGAACAATCCGCGGAAATTCAGCGAGAAAATCGCGTTACACAACCAGAAGCAGGCGGAGGAGACGGCGGCGTTCGAAGAAGTGATGAAGGACATGAGCATCACGCGGGCGGCGAGG tTGCAGCTGCAGAAGACTCAGTACCTGCAGCTGGGACAGAACCGTGGGCAGTACTATGGAGGGTCTTTGCCAAACGTCAATCAGATTGGAAACGGCACCGTTGATGTGTCTTTTCAG AATTCAGAGCTGGACATGAACAGATCGACACGACACCACGGGTTGGTGGACAGAGTCTACCGGGACCGGAACCGCATTGCATCCCCGCATCAAAAACCACTGTCAGTGGACAAACATGGGCGCCAG ATTGACAGCTGTCCCTATGGCTCAGTGTATCTGTCACCACCACTGGATACCAGCTGGAGGAG GACAAACTCGGACTCAGCGCTGCACCAGAGCACACTAACCCCCGCCCAGCAGGCCTCTTTCACTGGAGGATCACAGGAGCTCCAGCCAAAACGAG ttctgctgctcactgtgccCGGCTCAGAAGCAGTTAAACTAGAGGTCGATGAAGACGGACAAAAACAGGAGTGGGACTGTAAAAAG AACATTTCAAGGTCCAAGCTGTGCAAAGTTCCTGGAATCCA CATATTCCCATCTCCCGACCAGCAGCTGACCACCACGCTCAAACCAGCAGCCCACAACACTGGCGGTTCTCTGCCTGACTTGACCAACATCCAGTTCCCTCCTCCGCTGCCCACCCCGCTTGACTTGGATGATACAGCCACCGCCTCCTCGTTCAGCCCCTCCAACAGCACACAGACCCTGTCTAACACACAAG GCGTGGACACCTCTCAGCCAGTAACCATGGAGATGCAGCTTGGACAGGACAACATGGTTCCTCTCATCCTGAACGTAGGAGACTCCCACCAGCAGCAGAACCTCCCGCTCTCCCCAACATCTccacctcactctctctctcag GCAGCCATCAACGCGATGAACCTCGAGCAGCAGCTGTCCCAGTATGCCTTCTTCAACCAGCAGCTGTTGTCCCAGACTCACCAGAGCCAGCAA ACAGGTCTGGTCCAGCTGCCATCCTCGGTGAACTCCTGCTCCACGTTAGACAACCACACGTCCTCGCAGAGCAACATGACCATGGACATGAACACG GCCTCCTCCCTCCAACAGTACCGCAGTAGGGTTGGATCCTCTGCCAATCAGTCTCCAACCTCCCCTGTCTCCAATCAAGGCTTCTCACCCGGAGGCTCGCCTCAA CATAACTCCATACTAGGCAGCGTGTTCGCGGACTTCTACGACCAGCAGCTCCCGTCCATCCAGGCCAGTGCTCTATCACAACAG TTGGAGCAGTTCAACATGATGGAAACCCCCATCAGCTCTGACAGCTTGTATAACCAGACCTCCACCCTCAACTACTCCCAGGCGCTTATGATGGGTTTGACTGGTGGCCACTGCAACCTCCAAGACTCGCAGCAGCTGGGCTACAGTAGCCATGGCAACATCCCCAACATCATTCTCACAG TGAGTGGAGAGTCTCCCCCTAGCCTCCCCAAGGACCTGACAGGCTCACTGTCCACAGATTTCAGCTTCGATGTCGACTCCCAGTTCCCTCTGGATGATCTCAAGATCGACCCACTGACGCTTGATGGTCTGCACATGCTTAATGACCCAGACATGGTCCTTGCTGACTCGGCCACAGAGGACACGTTTCGCCTTGACCGGCTCTAA
- the crtc1a gene encoding CREB-regulated transcription coactivator 1 isoform X4 — protein sequence MATSNNPRKFSEKIALHNQKQAEETAAFEEVMKDMSITRAARLQLQKTQYLQLGQNRGQYYGGSLPNVNQIGNGTVDVSFQNSELDMNRSTRHHGLVDRVYRDRNRIASPHQKPLSVDKHGRQIDSCPYGSVYLSPPLDTSWRRTNSDSALHQSTLTPAQQASFTGGSQELQPKRVLLLTVPGSEAVKLEVDEDGQKQEWDCKKNISRSKLCKVPGIHIFPSPDQQLTTTLKPAAHNTGGSLPDLTNIQFPPPLPTPLDLDDTATASSFSPSNSTQTLSNTQGVDTSQPVTMEMQLGQDNMVPLILNVGDSHQQQNLPLSPTSPPHSLSQAAINAMNLEQQLSQYAFFNQQLLSQTHQSQQTGLVQLPSSVNSCSTLDNHTSSQSNMTMDMNTHNSILGSVFADFYDQQLPSIQASALSQQLEQFNMMETPISSDSLYNQTSTLNYSQALMMGLTGGHCNLQDSQQLGYSSHGNIPNIILTVSGESPPSLPKDLTGSLSTDFSFDVDSQFPLDDLKIDPLTLDGLHMLNDPDMVLADSATEDTFRLDRL from the exons ATGGCGACTTCGAACAATCCGCGGAAATTCAGCGAGAAAATCGCGTTACACAACCAGAAGCAGGCGGAGGAGACGGCGGCGTTCGAAGAAGTGATGAAGGACATGAGCATCACGCGGGCGGCGAGG tTGCAGCTGCAGAAGACTCAGTACCTGCAGCTGGGACAGAACCGTGGGCAGTACTATGGAGGGTCTTTGCCAAACGTCAATCAGATTGGAAACGGCACCGTTGATGTGTCTTTTCAG AATTCAGAGCTGGACATGAACAGATCGACACGACACCACGGGTTGGTGGACAGAGTCTACCGGGACCGGAACCGCATTGCATCCCCGCATCAAAAACCACTGTCAGTGGACAAACATGGGCGCCAG ATTGACAGCTGTCCCTATGGCTCAGTGTATCTGTCACCACCACTGGATACCAGCTGGAGGAG GACAAACTCGGACTCAGCGCTGCACCAGAGCACACTAACCCCCGCCCAGCAGGCCTCTTTCACTGGAGGATCACAGGAGCTCCAGCCAAAACGAG ttctgctgctcactgtgccCGGCTCAGAAGCAGTTAAACTAGAGGTCGATGAAGACGGACAAAAACAGGAGTGGGACTGTAAAAAG AACATTTCAAGGTCCAAGCTGTGCAAAGTTCCTGGAATCCA CATATTCCCATCTCCCGACCAGCAGCTGACCACCACGCTCAAACCAGCAGCCCACAACACTGGCGGTTCTCTGCCTGACTTGACCAACATCCAGTTCCCTCCTCCGCTGCCCACCCCGCTTGACTTGGATGATACAGCCACCGCCTCCTCGTTCAGCCCCTCCAACAGCACACAGACCCTGTCTAACACACAAG GCGTGGACACCTCTCAGCCAGTAACCATGGAGATGCAGCTTGGACAGGACAACATGGTTCCTCTCATCCTGAACGTAGGAGACTCCCACCAGCAGCAGAACCTCCCGCTCTCCCCAACATCTccacctcactctctctctcag GCAGCCATCAACGCGATGAACCTCGAGCAGCAGCTGTCCCAGTATGCCTTCTTCAACCAGCAGCTGTTGTCCCAGACTCACCAGAGCCAGCAA ACAGGTCTGGTCCAGCTGCCATCCTCGGTGAACTCCTGCTCCACGTTAGACAACCACACGTCCTCGCAGAGCAACATGACCATGGACATGAACACG CATAACTCCATACTAGGCAGCGTGTTCGCGGACTTCTACGACCAGCAGCTCCCGTCCATCCAGGCCAGTGCTCTATCACAACAG TTGGAGCAGTTCAACATGATGGAAACCCCCATCAGCTCTGACAGCTTGTATAACCAGACCTCCACCCTCAACTACTCCCAGGCGCTTATGATGGGTTTGACTGGTGGCCACTGCAACCTCCAAGACTCGCAGCAGCTGGGCTACAGTAGCCATGGCAACATCCCCAACATCATTCTCACAG TGAGTGGAGAGTCTCCCCCTAGCCTCCCCAAGGACCTGACAGGCTCACTGTCCACAGATTTCAGCTTCGATGTCGACTCCCAGTTCCCTCTGGATGATCTCAAGATCGACCCACTGACGCTTGATGGTCTGCACATGCTTAATGACCCAGACATGGTCCTTGCTGACTCGGCCACAGAGGACACGTTTCGCCTTGACCGGCTCTAA
- the crtc1a gene encoding CREB-regulated transcription coactivator 1 isoform X1: MATSNNPRKFSEKIALHNQKQAEETAAFEEVMKDMSITRAARLQLQKTQYLQLGQNRGQYYGGSLPNVNQIGNGTVDVSFQNSELDMNRSTRHHGLVDRVYRDRNRIASPHQKPLSVDKHGRQIDSCPYGSVYLSPPLDTSWRRTNSDSALHQSTLTPAQQASFTGGSQELQPKRVLLLTVPGSEAVKLEVDEDGQKQEWDCKKNISRSKLCKVPGIHIFPSPDQQLTTTLKPAAHNTGGSLPDLTNIQFPPPLPTPLDLDDTATASSFSPSNSTQTLSNTQGVDTSQPVTMEMQLGQDNMVPLILNVGDSHQQQNLPLSPTSPPHSLSQAAINAMNLEQQLSQYAFFNQQLLSQTHQSQQQTGLVQLPSSVNSCSTLDNHTSSQSNMTMDMNTASSLQQYRSRVGSSANQSPTSPVSNQGFSPGGSPQHNSILGSVFADFYDQQLPSIQASALSQQLEQFNMMETPISSDSLYNQTSTLNYSQALMMGLTGGHCNLQDSQQLGYSSHGNIPNIILTVSGESPPSLPKDLTGSLSTDFSFDVDSQFPLDDLKIDPLTLDGLHMLNDPDMVLADSATEDTFRLDRL; encoded by the exons ATGGCGACTTCGAACAATCCGCGGAAATTCAGCGAGAAAATCGCGTTACACAACCAGAAGCAGGCGGAGGAGACGGCGGCGTTCGAAGAAGTGATGAAGGACATGAGCATCACGCGGGCGGCGAGG tTGCAGCTGCAGAAGACTCAGTACCTGCAGCTGGGACAGAACCGTGGGCAGTACTATGGAGGGTCTTTGCCAAACGTCAATCAGATTGGAAACGGCACCGTTGATGTGTCTTTTCAG AATTCAGAGCTGGACATGAACAGATCGACACGACACCACGGGTTGGTGGACAGAGTCTACCGGGACCGGAACCGCATTGCATCCCCGCATCAAAAACCACTGTCAGTGGACAAACATGGGCGCCAG ATTGACAGCTGTCCCTATGGCTCAGTGTATCTGTCACCACCACTGGATACCAGCTGGAGGAG GACAAACTCGGACTCAGCGCTGCACCAGAGCACACTAACCCCCGCCCAGCAGGCCTCTTTCACTGGAGGATCACAGGAGCTCCAGCCAAAACGAG ttctgctgctcactgtgccCGGCTCAGAAGCAGTTAAACTAGAGGTCGATGAAGACGGACAAAAACAGGAGTGGGACTGTAAAAAG AACATTTCAAGGTCCAAGCTGTGCAAAGTTCCTGGAATCCA CATATTCCCATCTCCCGACCAGCAGCTGACCACCACGCTCAAACCAGCAGCCCACAACACTGGCGGTTCTCTGCCTGACTTGACCAACATCCAGTTCCCTCCTCCGCTGCCCACCCCGCTTGACTTGGATGATACAGCCACCGCCTCCTCGTTCAGCCCCTCCAACAGCACACAGACCCTGTCTAACACACAAG GCGTGGACACCTCTCAGCCAGTAACCATGGAGATGCAGCTTGGACAGGACAACATGGTTCCTCTCATCCTGAACGTAGGAGACTCCCACCAGCAGCAGAACCTCCCGCTCTCCCCAACATCTccacctcactctctctctcag GCAGCCATCAACGCGATGAACCTCGAGCAGCAGCTGTCCCAGTATGCCTTCTTCAACCAGCAGCTGTTGTCCCAGACTCACCAGAGCCAGCAA CAGACAGGTCTGGTCCAGCTGCCATCCTCGGTGAACTCCTGCTCCACGTTAGACAACCACACGTCCTCGCAGAGCAACATGACCATGGACATGAACACG GCCTCCTCCCTCCAACAGTACCGCAGTAGGGTTGGATCCTCTGCCAATCAGTCTCCAACCTCCCCTGTCTCCAATCAAGGCTTCTCACCCGGAGGCTCGCCTCAA CATAACTCCATACTAGGCAGCGTGTTCGCGGACTTCTACGACCAGCAGCTCCCGTCCATCCAGGCCAGTGCTCTATCACAACAG TTGGAGCAGTTCAACATGATGGAAACCCCCATCAGCTCTGACAGCTTGTATAACCAGACCTCCACCCTCAACTACTCCCAGGCGCTTATGATGGGTTTGACTGGTGGCCACTGCAACCTCCAAGACTCGCAGCAGCTGGGCTACAGTAGCCATGGCAACATCCCCAACATCATTCTCACAG TGAGTGGAGAGTCTCCCCCTAGCCTCCCCAAGGACCTGACAGGCTCACTGTCCACAGATTTCAGCTTCGATGTCGACTCCCAGTTCCCTCTGGATGATCTCAAGATCGACCCACTGACGCTTGATGGTCTGCACATGCTTAATGACCCAGACATGGTCCTTGCTGACTCGGCCACAGAGGACACGTTTCGCCTTGACCGGCTCTAA
- the crtc1a gene encoding CREB-regulated transcription coactivator 1 isoform X3, producing MATSNNPRKFSEKIALHNQKQAEETAAFEEVMKDMSITRAARLQLQKTQYLQLGQNRGQYYGGSLPNVNQIGNGTVDVSFQNSELDMNRSTRHHGLVDRVYRDRNRIASPHQKPLSVDKHGRQIDSCPYGSVYLSPPLDTSWRRTNSDSALHQSTLTPAQQASFTGGSQELQPKRVLLLTVPGSEAVKLEVDEDGQKQEWDCKKNISRSKLCKVPGIHIFPSPDQQLTTTLKPAAHNTGGSLPDLTNIQFPPPLPTPLDLDDTATASSFSPSNSTQTLSNTQGVDTSQPVTMEMQLGQDNMVPLILNVGDSHQQQNLPLSPTSPPHSLSQAAINAMNLEQQLSQYAFFNQQLLSQTHQSQQQTGLVQLPSSVNSCSTLDNHTSSQSNMTMDMNTHNSILGSVFADFYDQQLPSIQASALSQQLEQFNMMETPISSDSLYNQTSTLNYSQALMMGLTGGHCNLQDSQQLGYSSHGNIPNIILTVSGESPPSLPKDLTGSLSTDFSFDVDSQFPLDDLKIDPLTLDGLHMLNDPDMVLADSATEDTFRLDRL from the exons ATGGCGACTTCGAACAATCCGCGGAAATTCAGCGAGAAAATCGCGTTACACAACCAGAAGCAGGCGGAGGAGACGGCGGCGTTCGAAGAAGTGATGAAGGACATGAGCATCACGCGGGCGGCGAGG tTGCAGCTGCAGAAGACTCAGTACCTGCAGCTGGGACAGAACCGTGGGCAGTACTATGGAGGGTCTTTGCCAAACGTCAATCAGATTGGAAACGGCACCGTTGATGTGTCTTTTCAG AATTCAGAGCTGGACATGAACAGATCGACACGACACCACGGGTTGGTGGACAGAGTCTACCGGGACCGGAACCGCATTGCATCCCCGCATCAAAAACCACTGTCAGTGGACAAACATGGGCGCCAG ATTGACAGCTGTCCCTATGGCTCAGTGTATCTGTCACCACCACTGGATACCAGCTGGAGGAG GACAAACTCGGACTCAGCGCTGCACCAGAGCACACTAACCCCCGCCCAGCAGGCCTCTTTCACTGGAGGATCACAGGAGCTCCAGCCAAAACGAG ttctgctgctcactgtgccCGGCTCAGAAGCAGTTAAACTAGAGGTCGATGAAGACGGACAAAAACAGGAGTGGGACTGTAAAAAG AACATTTCAAGGTCCAAGCTGTGCAAAGTTCCTGGAATCCA CATATTCCCATCTCCCGACCAGCAGCTGACCACCACGCTCAAACCAGCAGCCCACAACACTGGCGGTTCTCTGCCTGACTTGACCAACATCCAGTTCCCTCCTCCGCTGCCCACCCCGCTTGACTTGGATGATACAGCCACCGCCTCCTCGTTCAGCCCCTCCAACAGCACACAGACCCTGTCTAACACACAAG GCGTGGACACCTCTCAGCCAGTAACCATGGAGATGCAGCTTGGACAGGACAACATGGTTCCTCTCATCCTGAACGTAGGAGACTCCCACCAGCAGCAGAACCTCCCGCTCTCCCCAACATCTccacctcactctctctctcag GCAGCCATCAACGCGATGAACCTCGAGCAGCAGCTGTCCCAGTATGCCTTCTTCAACCAGCAGCTGTTGTCCCAGACTCACCAGAGCCAGCAA CAGACAGGTCTGGTCCAGCTGCCATCCTCGGTGAACTCCTGCTCCACGTTAGACAACCACACGTCCTCGCAGAGCAACATGACCATGGACATGAACACG CATAACTCCATACTAGGCAGCGTGTTCGCGGACTTCTACGACCAGCAGCTCCCGTCCATCCAGGCCAGTGCTCTATCACAACAG TTGGAGCAGTTCAACATGATGGAAACCCCCATCAGCTCTGACAGCTTGTATAACCAGACCTCCACCCTCAACTACTCCCAGGCGCTTATGATGGGTTTGACTGGTGGCCACTGCAACCTCCAAGACTCGCAGCAGCTGGGCTACAGTAGCCATGGCAACATCCCCAACATCATTCTCACAG TGAGTGGAGAGTCTCCCCCTAGCCTCCCCAAGGACCTGACAGGCTCACTGTCCACAGATTTCAGCTTCGATGTCGACTCCCAGTTCCCTCTGGATGATCTCAAGATCGACCCACTGACGCTTGATGGTCTGCACATGCTTAATGACCCAGACATGGTCCTTGCTGACTCGGCCACAGAGGACACGTTTCGCCTTGACCGGCTCTAA